The Barnesiella intestinihominis YIT 11860 genome includes a window with the following:
- a CDS encoding efflux RND transporter permease subunit, with translation MLNKIIRYSLNNRLLILVASVLLLFAGLYTSMKMDVDVFPDLNAPTVVVMTEAPGMAPEEVERLVTFPVETALNGATDVRRVRSSSTTGFSVVWVEFDWGTDIYRARQITSEKLAVVGESLPEGVGTPTLGPQSSILGEMMIIGLTSDSTSLRDLRTLADWTIRPRLLSIGGVAQVTVIGGEMKEYQILLDLPRMKQYGVTLDEVLNAAREMNRNANGGILYEYGNEYIVRGAVATTDVDAIAKAVVKRVDGVPVLMGDVAEVKIGDKAPKLGTASVRANPAVLLTVTKQPNTSTLDLTEKLLSSMDELQKNMPADVTVSTDIFRQSHFIESSINNVQKSLYEGAIFVVIVLFFFLMNVRTTLISLVALPLSLLFSILALHFMGLTINTMSLGGMAIAIGSLVDDAIVDVENVYKHLRENRLLPLGQRKPIVEVVFEASREVRMPILNSTLIIIVTFIPLFFLTGMEGRMLVPLGIAFIVALFASTVVALTLTPVLCSYLLGKGKTDKDISREPFVARTLKKYYGQALEWALRHRTGVLGGTIALFVAAMITFFTLGRSFLPPFNEGSFTINVSTLPGISLEESDNIGRRAEELLLEVPEIQTVARKTGRAELDEHALGVNTSEIEAPFVLGDRSHAEVVADVRKKLSVIPGVNIEIGQPISHRIDAMLSGTQARIAIKLFGDDLNRMFMLGNQIKKNISAIDGVVDLNVEQQIERPQLKITPRREMLARYGVSLSEFAEFIDVALAGEVVSQVYEGSRTFDLTVKVKDDERSSAAKIGDLMVDTQDGKVPLSYLAEIKSATGPNTINRENVKRKIVISANVSDRDLRSVVDDIRERIKETVVLPEGYFIEYGGQFESEAAASRTLSFVSLFSLLVVFLLLYNQFRSVSQSAVILLNLPLALIGGVFILRFTTGEISIPAIIGFISLFGIATRNGMLLVSHYNTMLSEGNSLHDTILRGSLDRLNPILMTALTSALALIPLALGGDLPGNEIQSPMAKVILGGLITSTFLNAFVVPVVYWIMNRKKENR, from the coding sequence ATGTTGAATAAAATTATCCGATATTCTTTGAACAATCGGCTGCTGATTTTAGTGGCATCTGTATTGTTACTTTTTGCGGGATTGTACACATCTATGAAAATGGACGTCGATGTCTTTCCCGATTTGAATGCTCCTACGGTAGTCGTCATGACCGAGGCTCCGGGTATGGCGCCCGAGGAGGTGGAACGGTTGGTGACCTTCCCCGTAGAAACCGCATTGAACGGAGCGACCGATGTGCGTAGGGTACGTTCCTCCTCGACGACCGGGTTTTCGGTGGTTTGGGTGGAATTCGATTGGGGAACCGATATTTATCGGGCACGGCAGATTACTTCCGAGAAATTGGCTGTTGTGGGTGAAAGTTTGCCCGAGGGAGTGGGAACTCCCACATTAGGCCCTCAATCCTCTATTCTTGGCGAGATGATGATTATCGGTCTGACGTCCGATTCTACATCTTTGAGAGATTTGCGCACGTTGGCCGATTGGACTATCCGTCCCCGCTTGCTTTCTATCGGCGGTGTGGCTCAGGTTACGGTTATCGGCGGCGAGATGAAGGAATACCAGATTCTTTTGGACTTGCCCCGTATGAAACAGTACGGTGTCACATTGGACGAAGTTCTCAATGCTGCTCGTGAGATGAACCGGAATGCCAACGGAGGTATTTTGTATGAATATGGCAATGAATACATTGTACGGGGAGCTGTCGCTACGACCGACGTCGATGCGATTGCCAAAGCCGTGGTAAAACGGGTCGATGGCGTTCCTGTGTTGATGGGCGACGTTGCCGAGGTGAAGATAGGAGACAAAGCCCCTAAATTGGGTACGGCTTCGGTTCGGGCCAATCCTGCCGTTTTGCTGACAGTTACCAAGCAGCCCAATACGAGTACTCTCGACCTCACGGAAAAACTGCTTTCTTCGATGGACGAGTTACAGAAAAATATGCCGGCCGATGTCACGGTTTCGACCGATATATTCCGTCAGTCTCATTTTATCGAGAGTTCCATAAACAATGTACAAAAGTCCTTATACGAAGGGGCTATATTCGTAGTGATCGTTCTGTTTTTCTTCTTGATGAATGTGCGTACGACGCTCATTTCGTTGGTCGCTTTGCCGTTGTCTTTACTGTTCTCTATATTGGCGCTCCATTTTATGGGGTTGACCATCAATACGATGAGCCTCGGGGGTATGGCCATAGCCATAGGATCTTTGGTCGATGATGCCATTGTCGATGTGGAGAATGTATATAAACATCTGCGGGAAAATCGACTGTTGCCACTGGGACAACGAAAGCCGATTGTCGAAGTCGTGTTCGAGGCCTCGCGCGAGGTGCGTATGCCTATTCTCAATTCTACATTGATTATTATCGTCACTTTTATTCCGCTCTTTTTCCTGACCGGTATGGAAGGCCGCATGCTCGTGCCTCTCGGTATCGCTTTTATCGTCGCGTTGTTTGCATCGACAGTCGTTGCATTGACGTTGACGCCGGTACTGTGCAGCTATCTGCTAGGCAAAGGAAAGACCGATAAGGATATTAGTCGTGAGCCGTTTGTCGCCCGTACTTTGAAAAAATATTATGGGCAAGCTTTGGAGTGGGCGCTGCGTCACCGTACCGGTGTGTTGGGCGGAACTATCGCCCTGTTTGTGGCTGCCATGATTACCTTTTTCACGTTGGGACGTAGTTTCTTGCCTCCTTTTAATGAAGGTTCGTTTACAATCAACGTGAGCACTTTGCCCGGTATCTCGTTGGAGGAATCGGACAATATCGGTCGTCGGGCAGAAGAACTTCTACTTGAAGTTCCCGAGATACAGACTGTTGCCCGGAAGACGGGGCGTGCCGAACTCGATGAACATGCTTTGGGCGTGAATACCTCCGAGATAGAAGCCCCCTTTGTATTGGGAGACCGTTCGCATGCCGAGGTCGTTGCCGATGTACGCAAAAAACTGTCGGTGATTCCGGGGGTGAATATCGAGATTGGACAACCCATTTCTCACCGTATCGACGCTATGCTTTCCGGTACTCAGGCACGTATTGCCATTAAACTTTTCGGCGATGATTTGAATCGCATGTTTATGTTGGGCAATCAGATTAAGAAGAATATTTCGGCAATCGATGGAGTGGTCGACTTGAATGTGGAGCAACAAATCGAACGCCCGCAATTGAAAATCACTCCGCGTAGGGAAATGCTTGCTCGTTATGGCGTATCGCTGTCCGAGTTTGCCGAATTTATCGATGTCGCATTGGCTGGCGAGGTTGTGTCGCAGGTGTACGAAGGAAGCCGCACATTCGATTTGACGGTAAAAGTAAAAGACGATGAACGTTCTTCGGCGGCCAAGATAGGAGATTTGATGGTCGATACCCAGGACGGGAAAGTTCCATTGAGTTATCTGGCGGAAATCAAGTCCGCCACAGGACCCAATACGATTAATAGGGAGAATGTGAAACGTAAGATTGTCATATCGGCCAATGTCAGCGACCGCGATTTGCGTAGTGTAGTGGACGATATAAGGGAACGTATCAAAGAAACCGTGGTGCTCCCCGAAGGTTATTTCATCGAGTATGGAGGACAGTTTGAAAGCGAGGCGGCAGCTTCTCGTACGCTTTCGTTCGTTTCGCTTTTTTCTTTGCTGGTTGTATTCTTGTTGTTATACAATCAGTTCCGAAGCGTATCGCAGTCGGCGGTCATCTTGCTGAATCTTCCGTTGGCACTTATCGGAGGCGTGTTTATCTTGCGCTTTACGACCGGAGAGATAAGCATACCGGCTATTATCGGATTTATTTCTCTTTTCGGAATCGCCACGCGTAACGGTATGTTGTTGGTTTCGCACTATAATACGATGCTGTCCGAAGGTAATTCGTTGCACGATACCATTTTAAGAGGTTCGCTCGACCGGTTGAACCCCATATTGATGACGGCACTCACATCGGCTCTTGCACTCATTCCTTTGGCTTTGGGTGGCGATTTGCCGGGGAATGAAATACAAAGCCCTATGGCAAAAGTCATTTTAGGAGGATTGATAACTTCGACTTTCCTCAATGCTTTTGTCGTTCCGGTCGTTTATTGGATTATGAACCGTAAAAAAGAAAATCGATGA